A genome region from Eurosta solidaginis isolate ZX-2024a chromosome 2, ASM4086904v1, whole genome shotgun sequence includes the following:
- the LOC137242228 gene encoding vitelline membrane protein Vm26Ab-like, which produces MKIFNSTVMFIVITIVGANCANENSKQGMVSSAYGGGSYSSGSSPTYSAPASASAQSTSYGGSSAPSYSAPAAPAPSQSYGGSSSSYAAGAPAYTPQVAPVYTPASYSAPPCPKNYLFSCQPSLSPVGCSSPSSGGYGSAASYSQYVPSYVLPPLGYGY; this is translated from the coding sequence atgaaaattttcaatagcACAGTTATGTTCATCGTTATCACCATTGTTGGTGCAAACTGTGCGAACGAGAATTCCAAACAGGGCATGGTATCGTCAGCGTACGGTGGTGGTAGCTATAGCAGTGGATCTTCACCAACCTATTCAGCACCCGCATCCGCATCAGCTCAATCGACGTCTTACGGTGGCAGCTCGGCACCATCGTACTCAGCACCAGCTGCTCCCGCTCCTTCACAATCATACGGTGGCTCCTCATCGTCATATGCCGCAGGGGCACCAGCTTACACACCACAAGTTGCTCCAGTGTACACTCCAGCATCATATTCAGCACCCCCATGTCCGAAAAATTATCTATTCAGTTGCCAGCCATCCTTGTCGCCAGTTGGTTGCAGTTCGCCCAGTAGTGGCGGTTATGGTTCAGCGGCCTCTTATTCGCAATATGTGCCATCGTACGTACTGCCACCACTTGGATATGGCTATTAA